The following are from one region of the Melaminivora suipulveris genome:
- a CDS encoding methyltransferase domain-containing protein, whose amino-acid sequence MTQNIEDLHVYLRSIRSGERTSLSVLAGLVAPGSTVLDLGCGSGALGQYLQETRGCTSDGLTWSEAEARHARPHYRQMVVADLEACDLPSTFPAQHYDCIVCADVLEHLRAPERVLEACRALLKPGSGRLLISVPNAGYAGLVAELLQGEFRYREEGLLDRTHLRFFTRRSLARFLGEQRWAVQSLETIRRELPESEFKARFDELPPAVARYLLAAPDALAYQFIGVAQPATQAISQQQEGAPDSEPAQAYFTTQVYVARDHGYTEDGKRTATGVMGCERQTLRFDLPMGDAPISAVRLDPADRPGFVHLHGLRLLDGAGRSLWQWTALEAGRSLLAATPHQQIVWHAPAASPTLMLLTGDDPWFELPAPAEQLAQATALEVDIGWPMSADYLALSAAVLPLQDRINALLEQQQHMDNLARALEESRAHTQRLQARSDDFQNESVQLQRDAARLQHELTRLQSDYGELATHLKTIENSTVFRATRPLVHAKVNLDRLLGRTPKHLRAETRPAPRPIQPAGHPVDIIVPVYRGLDDTRLCIDSVLAAPVRVSWRLIVINDCSPEPQVTAWLRERAAQDERITLLENEENLGFVGTVNRGMQLSQTNDVLLLNSDTEVANDWLDRIRAAAYGDARVASVTPFSTNATICSYPRFCEDNPLPAGWSTARLDALAAHTSPGAVVDVPTGVGFCMYIRRDCLDTVGLFDVENFGKGYGEENDFCQRAARAGWRNLHLLDTFVLHTGGVSFGDAKSPRERAAMETLARLHPHYARDVHAFVQQDPAEPFRLALDVARIQKEGPPVILVVLHDRAGGTVRHVRELAQHLQGRAQFLILTPSHGQAVTLRMAGAGEGFELRFRLADQWDDLLDVLRALGVSLVHYHHLLGHGQQVRDLPALLDVPYDFTAHDYFSYCANITLTGSDGRYAGEPAAGQCNCCKPDMPAPHALPGVSTLAQWRGAHARLLVGARHVLAPSADAASRIAAFAPAAHVQAAPHLDIRPGAALPAPVPRPMAEGRPLRVAVIGALSVIKGADVLEAAALEASRSRAPVEFHLLGYGYRHLRSQPHARLTTYGEYQEQDLPGLLEWLQPDIVWFPAQWPETYSYTLSAALQAGLPVAVPDIGAFAERVAGRAWSWVCPWGLEGKTWVEFFASIREQHFAAGVPPEPAAGAEPGTPAETAWDYQRDYLAGLPAPRLLQPAPRLDAAALSAYLPEPTPAQAARSGAVQTLAWLRSLPLLRTVARSVPPHVQRRVKNWLQA is encoded by the coding sequence ATGACACAAAACATCGAGGACCTGCACGTCTATCTGCGCAGCATCCGGTCCGGCGAGCGCACCTCGCTGTCGGTACTGGCCGGGCTGGTCGCCCCCGGCAGTACGGTACTGGATCTGGGCTGCGGCAGCGGCGCCCTGGGCCAGTACCTGCAGGAAACGCGCGGCTGCACCAGCGACGGCCTGACCTGGAGCGAAGCCGAGGCCCGGCACGCCCGGCCGCACTACCGCCAGATGGTGGTGGCTGACCTGGAGGCTTGCGACCTGCCGTCCACCTTCCCCGCCCAGCACTACGACTGCATCGTCTGCGCCGACGTCCTGGAACACCTGCGTGCGCCCGAGCGCGTGCTGGAGGCATGTCGGGCCCTGCTCAAACCCGGCAGCGGCCGGCTGTTGATTTCCGTGCCCAACGCCGGCTACGCCGGCTTGGTGGCCGAGCTGCTGCAAGGCGAGTTTCGCTACCGTGAGGAAGGCCTGCTGGACCGCACGCATCTGCGATTTTTCACGCGCCGCTCGCTGGCGCGTTTTCTGGGCGAGCAGCGCTGGGCCGTTCAGTCGCTGGAAACCATCCGCCGCGAGCTGCCCGAATCAGAATTCAAGGCTCGCTTCGACGAGCTGCCCCCCGCTGTGGCGCGCTATCTGCTGGCCGCACCCGACGCCCTGGCCTACCAGTTCATCGGTGTGGCCCAGCCGGCCACCCAGGCGATCTCGCAGCAGCAGGAAGGCGCGCCTGATTCCGAGCCCGCCCAAGCCTACTTCACCACCCAGGTGTACGTGGCCCGCGACCATGGCTATACGGAAGACGGCAAGCGCACGGCCACCGGGGTTATGGGCTGCGAGCGACAGACGCTGCGCTTCGATCTGCCCATGGGCGATGCGCCGATCAGCGCTGTTCGCCTTGACCCGGCCGACCGCCCCGGCTTCGTGCACCTGCATGGGCTGCGGCTGCTGGACGGTGCGGGCCGGTCGCTGTGGCAGTGGACGGCACTGGAGGCAGGCCGCTCGCTGCTGGCCGCCACGCCCCACCAGCAGATCGTCTGGCACGCCCCGGCGGCTTCGCCCACGCTGATGCTGCTGACAGGCGACGACCCGTGGTTCGAACTGCCCGCCCCCGCGGAGCAGCTGGCGCAGGCGACAGCGCTGGAGGTGGACATCGGCTGGCCCATGTCGGCTGACTACCTGGCGCTGTCGGCAGCCGTGCTGCCGCTACAGGACCGTATCAATGCGCTGTTGGAGCAACAGCAGCACATGGACAACCTTGCCCGCGCGCTGGAAGAAAGTCGAGCCCACACCCAACGCCTGCAAGCCCGGAGTGACGACTTCCAAAACGAATCGGTGCAGCTGCAACGCGATGCCGCCCGGCTGCAGCACGAACTCACGCGCCTGCAAAGTGACTATGGCGAACTGGCCACCCATTTGAAAACCATCGAGAACTCCACCGTCTTTCGCGCCACGCGTCCCCTGGTGCACGCCAAGGTGAACCTGGATCGCCTGCTGGGCCGCACGCCCAAACATCTGCGCGCCGAAACCCGCCCTGCCCCACGTCCCATACAGCCGGCGGGCCATCCAGTGGACATCATCGTTCCTGTTTACCGCGGCCTGGATGACACGCGCCTGTGCATCGACTCCGTGCTTGCCGCGCCGGTGCGCGTGTCCTGGCGCCTGATCGTCATCAACGACTGTAGCCCCGAGCCGCAAGTCACCGCTTGGCTGCGCGAACGCGCTGCGCAGGACGAGCGCATCACCCTGCTGGAGAACGAGGAAAACCTCGGCTTCGTCGGCACCGTCAACCGCGGCATGCAGCTGTCGCAAACCAACGACGTGCTGCTGCTCAACAGCGACACCGAAGTCGCCAATGACTGGCTGGACCGCATCCGCGCCGCCGCCTATGGTGATGCGCGCGTGGCCAGCGTTACGCCGTTTTCGACCAACGCCACGATTTGCAGCTACCCGCGTTTCTGCGAGGACAACCCTCTGCCTGCCGGGTGGAGCACGGCGCGCCTGGATGCGCTCGCTGCACACACCAGCCCCGGCGCCGTCGTCGACGTGCCCACCGGCGTGGGTTTTTGCATGTACATCCGTCGCGACTGCCTGGACACGGTCGGCCTGTTCGACGTGGAAAACTTTGGCAAGGGCTATGGTGAGGAAAACGATTTTTGCCAGCGCGCGGCCAGGGCCGGCTGGCGCAACCTGCACCTGCTGGACACCTTCGTGCTGCACACCGGCGGCGTCAGTTTCGGCGACGCCAAGAGCCCGCGCGAGCGCGCCGCCATGGAAACGCTGGCGCGCCTGCACCCGCATTACGCACGCGACGTACATGCCTTCGTGCAGCAGGACCCGGCCGAGCCCTTTCGCCTGGCACTGGACGTGGCGCGCATCCAGAAGGAAGGCCCGCCCGTAATACTGGTGGTGCTGCATGACCGCGCCGGCGGCACCGTGCGCCACGTGCGCGAACTGGCGCAGCACCTGCAAGGCCGGGCGCAGTTCCTTATCCTCACCCCATCGCACGGGCAGGCCGTCACGCTGCGCATGGCGGGCGCGGGCGAGGGCTTTGAGCTGCGCTTTCGCTTGGCGGACCAGTGGGACGACCTGCTGGACGTGCTGCGCGCTTTGGGCGTGAGCCTGGTGCACTACCACCATCTGCTGGGCCACGGCCAGCAGGTGCGCGACCTGCCTGCGCTGCTGGACGTGCCCTACGACTTCACCGCGCACGACTATTTCAGCTACTGCGCCAACATCACCCTCACGGGCAGCGATGGGCGCTACGCCGGGGAGCCGGCGGCTGGCCAGTGCAACTGCTGCAAACCTGACATGCCGGCGCCCCACGCGCTGCCCGGCGTGTCCACGCTAGCCCAGTGGCGTGGCGCCCATGCGCGACTGCTGGTCGGGGCGCGCCACGTGCTCGCGCCCAGCGCCGATGCCGCAAGTCGCATCGCCGCGTTCGCCCCCGCAGCGCACGTGCAGGCCGCGCCGCACTTGGACATACGGCCCGGCGCCGCCCTGCCCGCGCCGGTGCCGCGGCCAATGGCGGAGGGCCGGCCGCTGCGGGTGGCGGTGATTGGCGCGCTCAGCGTCATCAAGGGCGCCGACGTGCTGGAGGCGGCCGCGCTGGAAGCCTCGCGCAGCCGCGCGCCAGTAGAGTTCCACCTCCTGGGCTACGGCTACCGGCACCTGCGCAGCCAGCCGCACGCGCGCCTGACCACCTACGGCGAATACCAGGAGCAGGATCTGCCTGGACTGCTGGAGTGGCTGCAGCCGGACATCGTCTGGTTCCCGGCGCAGTGGCCCGAGACCTATAGCTATACGCTCAGCGCCGCCTTGCAGGCGGGCTTGCCGGTTGCCGTACCCGACATCGGCGCCTTTGCCGAGCGCGTCGCCGGACGTGCCTGGAGCTGGGTTTGCCCCTGGGGCCTGGAGGGCAAGACGTGGGTGGAGTTTTTTGCCAGCATACGCGAGCAGCACTTCGCTGCCGGGGTGCCGCCTGAGCCTGCCGCCGGCGCAGAGCCCGGCACGCCGGCCGAAACCGCCTGGGATTACCAGCGCGACTACCTCGCCGGCCTGCCCGCGCCACGCCTGCTGCAGCCCGCACCGCGCCTGGACGCAGCTGCGCTGAGCGCCTACCTGCCCGAGCCTACGCCCGCGCAGGCCGCACGCTCGGGCGCGGTGCAGACCCTGGCCTGGCTGCGTTCGCTGCCGCTGCTGCGCACGGTGGCGCGCAGCGTGCCGCCGCATGTGCAGCGGCGCGTCAAGAATTGGCTACAGGCGTAG
- a CDS encoding acyltransferase family protein — MPAIDHANRFDLLRLAAALAVFAGHAEFLYRVRMPVPFAGHSLGSLAVYVFFFISGYLVCQSWAREPRWRTFWLKRALRIFPGLIVAVAFSVFVVGWMATTLPAADYLRAPLTWLNLANNMAALATVQTLPGVFEHNPFARAVNGSLWTIRYELFMYLVLALLASAARGRRWLYPLAAGVLALLWPLARLRGWDAALEAQPSALAELFRWTDFCGFGVPFFLGSACAAYGVRPRAWMPGLALGAVVCASVASSATLRQVAVWAFITCATFYTAFAGRPGVTPARPARQRVDLSYGIYIYAFPVQQAMTELSLRHGWPLAASVVLSLAVIVPLALLSWFVVERPAIQLVRRWRSAGPRAAAPGAASTPVANS; from the coding sequence ATGCCAGCCATTGACCATGCCAACCGCTTCGACCTGCTGCGCCTGGCGGCGGCGCTGGCAGTGTTCGCAGGACATGCGGAGTTTCTCTACCGCGTGCGCATGCCCGTGCCCTTCGCCGGGCACAGCCTGGGGTCGCTCGCGGTCTATGTCTTTTTTTTCATCAGCGGCTATTTGGTGTGTCAGAGCTGGGCACGCGAGCCGCGCTGGCGCACGTTCTGGCTCAAGCGCGCGTTGCGCATCTTTCCGGGCCTCATCGTGGCGGTTGCGTTTTCGGTATTCGTGGTCGGCTGGATGGCGACGACGTTGCCTGCTGCGGACTACCTGCGCGCGCCGCTGACCTGGCTGAACCTGGCCAACAACATGGCCGCGCTGGCCACCGTGCAGACGCTGCCGGGCGTTTTCGAGCACAACCCGTTCGCGCGCGCGGTCAATGGATCGCTGTGGACCATCCGCTACGAGCTGTTCATGTACCTGGTGCTGGCGCTGCTGGCCTCGGCCGCGCGCGGGCGCAGATGGCTCTATCCGCTGGCGGCCGGTGTGCTGGCGCTGCTGTGGCCGCTGGCGCGCCTGCGCGGCTGGGACGCGGCGCTGGAGGCGCAGCCGAGCGCTCTGGCCGAGCTGTTTCGCTGGACGGATTTTTGCGGCTTCGGCGTGCCATTTTTCCTGGGCAGCGCCTGCGCCGCCTATGGCGTGCGCCCGCGCGCCTGGATGCCCGGGCTGGCGCTGGGCGCCGTCGTCTGCGCCTCTGTGGCAAGCAGCGCTACCTTGCGCCAGGTGGCGGTGTGGGCGTTCATTACCTGCGCTACGTTCTATACGGCCTTTGCCGGCCGGCCGGGCGTCACCCCCGCCCGCCCAGCGCGGCAGCGGGTGGATCTGTCCTACGGCATCTACATCTACGCCTTTCCGGTGCAACAGGCCATGACTGAGCTGAGCCTGCGCCACGGCTGGCCGCTGGCCGCTTCGGTGGTTCTGTCGCTTGCGGTCATCGTGCCGCTGGCGCTGCTGTCGTGGTTTGTCGTCGAGCGGCCCGCCATCCAACTGGTGCGCCGCTGGCGCAGCGCCGGGCCACGTGCGGCGGCGCCAGGCGCTGCCTCTACGCCTGTAGCCAATTCTTGA
- a CDS encoding acyltransferase family protein yields MGTPRQPGEHANVFNALRMAAAAAVIFSHHFHITGTRPPAWLHSDMVGGVAVMTFFTISGYLVTLSWLRDPRAGVFAAKRLLRLWPGMLVAVLADVLLFGPLFTALPVREFLTHPATLEHWRNLLLVKAYTDMPQVFANNPLAGLMNGPLWTIPMELMCYAVLGAAGILGLLRQRCVATWSCIAYLLFFLTQRNADLTGTMRHWYEYPAYFAFGSLIALHRDAFERHARALLAAALPLAALLFFGAKLEHTAGLLLLAPLIVWLGTRRARPMGKLQRAGDPSYGIYLLGCPIAQAVQATWPQMPFAASLPLSVLLATAAGYASWHLVEAPALRLKGVLNRRRPLAAAGA; encoded by the coding sequence ATGGGTACGCCGCGGCAGCCAGGCGAACACGCCAACGTCTTCAACGCGCTGCGCATGGCGGCAGCAGCGGCGGTGATCTTCAGCCACCACTTCCACATCACCGGCACGCGCCCGCCGGCCTGGCTGCACTCGGACATGGTGGGCGGCGTCGCGGTCATGACGTTTTTCACCATCAGCGGCTACTTGGTCACCTTGAGCTGGCTGCGCGACCCGCGCGCCGGCGTCTTTGCCGCCAAGCGCCTGCTGCGGCTGTGGCCGGGGATGCTGGTCGCGGTGCTGGCCGACGTGCTGCTGTTCGGGCCGCTTTTCACTGCGCTGCCGGTGCGCGAGTTCCTGACCCATCCGGCCACGCTGGAGCACTGGCGCAACCTCCTGCTGGTCAAGGCTTATACCGACATGCCGCAGGTCTTTGCAAACAACCCGCTGGCGGGCTTGATGAACGGCCCGCTGTGGACCATCCCCATGGAGCTGATGTGCTACGCCGTTTTGGGCGCCGCCGGCATCCTCGGCTTGCTGCGCCAGCGGTGCGTGGCGACCTGGTCGTGCATCGCCTATCTGCTGTTCTTCCTGACGCAGCGCAACGCCGATCTGACGGGCACCATGCGCCACTGGTACGAATACCCGGCCTACTTTGCCTTTGGCAGCCTGATCGCGCTGCACCGCGATGCCTTCGAGCGCCATGCGCGAGCGCTCTTGGCAGCCGCGCTGCCGCTGGCGGCGCTGCTATTTTTTGGCGCGAAGCTGGAGCATACGGCCGGGCTCCTGCTGCTGGCGCCGCTCATCGTCTGGTTGGGCACGCGGCGCGCGCGCCCGATGGGAAAGTTACAACGCGCGGGCGACCCGTCTTATGGCATTTACCTGCTGGGCTGCCCGATCGCGCAGGCGGTGCAGGCCACCTGGCCGCAGATGCCGTTCGCAGCCAGCCTGCCGTTGTCGGTGCTGTTGGCGACGGCGGCGGGTTATGCCTCGTGGCATTTGGTGGAGGCGCCAGCGCTGCGGCTCAAGGGCGTGCTCAACCGTCGGCGCCCTCTTGCGGCAGCGGGCGCCTAG
- a CDS encoding SAM-dependent methyltransferase, with protein MRAAHWLTRLRERTFGIATWDAARISDEWFRAHFDYAAEVVQQWLAYGGVDLSRARLLNFGCGDGITDLALALRHGVTAIHGVDIRREYAKLPRIAREQLGMARLPSALTFETIAPGTPLAPRCGSMDAIVSWSTFEHVQREQLLPILRDLHECLRPGGVFFLQIEPLFYSPWGSHLRRYDDVPWHHLLASEDELWRIIEAHQGPIAADEVDFGFADFGVEGYKRFVFKEYQQLNRLTADELVDLAGQAGFAIERQERRCVEMDVPQTLAERHPRERLLNNEILLLLRRT; from the coding sequence GTGAGAGCGGCGCACTGGCTGACGCGCTTGCGCGAGCGCACTTTTGGCATTGCGACGTGGGATGCTGCGCGCATCAGCGATGAATGGTTTCGCGCGCATTTCGACTATGCCGCCGAGGTGGTGCAGCAGTGGCTTGCTTACGGCGGGGTGGATTTGAGCCGCGCACGGCTGCTGAATTTTGGCTGCGGCGATGGCATCACCGATCTGGCGCTCGCGCTGCGCCACGGCGTCACGGCCATCCACGGCGTGGACATCCGCCGAGAATACGCCAAACTGCCGCGCATCGCACGCGAGCAGCTGGGCATGGCGCGCCTGCCCTCGGCGCTGACGTTCGAGACCATTGCGCCGGGCACGCCGCTGGCGCCGCGCTGCGGCAGCATGGACGCGATCGTGAGTTGGTCCACCTTCGAGCATGTGCAGCGCGAGCAGCTGCTGCCCATCCTGCGCGACCTGCACGAATGCCTGCGGCCGGGCGGTGTGTTTTTTTTGCAGATCGAGCCGCTGTTTTACTCGCCCTGGGGTTCGCACCTGCGTCGCTACGACGACGTGCCCTGGCACCACCTGCTGGCCTCCGAGGACGAGTTGTGGCGCATCATTGAAGCGCACCAGGGCCCGATCGCTGCGGATGAGGTGGATTTTGGCTTTGCCGACTTTGGCGTGGAAGGCTACAAGCGTTTTGTGTTCAAGGAGTACCAGCAGCTCAACCGCCTGACCGCGGACGAATTGGTCGATCTCGCCGGCCAGGCCGGCTTCGCCATCGAGCGCCAGGAGCGCCGCTGCGTGGAGATGGATGTCCCTCAGACGCTGGCAGAGCGCCACCCGCGCGAGCGGCTGCTCAACAACGAGATCCTGCTGCTGCTGCGCAGGACCTGA
- a CDS encoding class I SAM-dependent methyltransferase: MTHTHDEAMSQGQLLLLEGQQLLAQGDRAGAAQVLARARDERDTLLDAHALIEGHGLGGSYSNIMGLDCTISAQDDIFAFFADHPSSRNPLRDYLADGWRTLAELMLLLETVGQPLLATPRVLEFASGHGRFTRHLVKALGTDRIAVSDVVPGAVEFARNTFGVQGFVSASRPEDVRWPQRYELVFVLSLFSHLPRSTWGRWLAQLYQAVTPAGLLVFSTHGAKAAAYDNVQLDAEGFFFAPSSESQAIDKNEYGTTFTSQDFVRARIAEECGAASLVHSSAVHFWNHQDAWVLRKAAGEGT, from the coding sequence ATGACACACACCCACGACGAGGCCATGAGCCAGGGCCAGCTCCTGCTGCTGGAGGGCCAGCAACTACTGGCCCAAGGCGACCGTGCAGGCGCGGCACAGGTGCTGGCGCGCGCGCGCGATGAGCGCGACACGCTGTTGGATGCCCACGCGCTGATCGAGGGCCATGGCCTGGGCGGCTCATATTCCAACATCATGGGCCTGGATTGCACCATCAGCGCGCAGGACGACATTTTTGCTTTCTTCGCGGATCACCCGTCCAGCCGCAATCCCTTGCGCGACTATCTGGCTGATGGCTGGCGCACCCTGGCCGAGCTGATGCTGCTGCTGGAGACGGTGGGCCAGCCGCTGCTGGCCACGCCGCGCGTACTGGAGTTTGCCAGCGGCCACGGCCGCTTCACGCGGCATCTGGTCAAGGCGCTGGGCACCGATCGCATCGCCGTCTCCGATGTGGTGCCGGGCGCCGTGGAATTCGCGCGCAACACGTTCGGTGTGCAGGGATTTGTTTCGGCGAGTCGGCCTGAAGACGTGCGATGGCCGCAGCGCTACGAGCTGGTGTTCGTGCTCTCGCTGTTCAGCCACCTGCCGCGCAGCACGTGGGGGCGCTGGCTGGCGCAGCTGTACCAAGCGGTGACGCCGGCCGGCTTGCTGGTCTTCAGCACCCACGGCGCCAAGGCCGCGGCCTATGACAACGTGCAACTCGACGCCGAGGGGTTCTTTTTTGCGCCCTCCAGCGAGTCGCAGGCCATCGACAAGAACGAATACGGCACCACGTTCACCTCGCAGGATTTTGTGCGCGCGCGCATCGCCGAAGAATGTGGCGCGGCCAGTCTGGTGCACAGCTCAGCGGTGCATTTCTGGAACCACCAGGACGCCTGGGTGCTGCGCAAGGCGGCGGGCGAGGGCACGTGA
- a CDS encoding ABC transporter ATP-binding protein: MKSHTEESVVLRVTELGKEYKLYTSPRQRFQSLLTGRARHRSHWALRGVSFSLVRGQCIGVIGDNGAGKSTLLKLLAGTLRPSTGTIERVGRVTAILELGAGFHPDFSGRDNLYFGASLIGIDPEQMHRLEPEIIAFSELGEALDRPVKTYSSGMAVRLAFALVTAVQPDLLIIDEALAVGDQHFQKKCIERILAFRKNGCTILFCSHSPYHIRHLCDAALWLEGGQVERFGPTEEVLAGYDLHSRKREILADDDRASLSPQPASAVAADQIAPPAERGGAHIVSVEVANLHDEHDGQPRLLQSSDLVVTITARGRGAECPHIGFMIEQSQGVGITSLATHEDGAVPVQLADGTWRAVLTFPDLPLHSGSYVISAFLFDETGLAVYDQWFQFMHFRFIFPKPLPGLVRLPHHWS, from the coding sequence GTGAAATCGCACACGGAGGAAAGCGTGGTACTTCGGGTGACCGAGCTTGGCAAGGAGTACAAGTTGTATACCTCACCGCGCCAGCGTTTCCAATCTCTTTTGACCGGCCGTGCGCGCCATCGCAGTCATTGGGCGCTTCGCGGGGTCTCATTCAGCCTTGTGCGAGGCCAATGCATAGGTGTCATCGGTGACAACGGAGCAGGCAAGAGCACGTTGCTGAAGCTGCTGGCGGGAACACTGCGGCCGTCGACCGGCACCATAGAGCGTGTGGGGCGTGTGACGGCCATTTTGGAGCTGGGTGCGGGCTTCCATCCTGACTTCAGCGGGCGCGACAATTTGTACTTCGGTGCAAGCTTGATCGGCATTGACCCGGAGCAGATGCATCGGCTGGAGCCGGAGATCATCGCGTTCAGCGAGCTTGGCGAAGCGTTGGACAGACCCGTCAAGACCTACTCTTCCGGCATGGCCGTGCGGTTGGCTTTCGCACTCGTGACTGCTGTCCAACCAGATCTGCTCATCATTGATGAGGCGCTGGCAGTGGGTGATCAGCACTTTCAGAAGAAATGCATCGAGCGCATTCTGGCGTTCCGCAAAAACGGATGCACGATCCTGTTTTGTTCCCACAGTCCCTACCACATTCGCCATCTCTGCGATGCGGCTTTGTGGCTCGAGGGTGGACAGGTCGAGCGGTTCGGTCCGACCGAGGAGGTCTTGGCCGGATATGATCTGCACAGCCGAAAACGCGAGATACTGGCCGACGATGATCGCGCCAGCCTTTCGCCACAACCGGCGTCCGCTGTCGCAGCCGACCAGATCGCGCCCCCTGCTGAACGAGGCGGAGCACACATCGTTTCCGTGGAAGTTGCCAATCTGCATGACGAGCATGACGGCCAGCCGCGTCTGCTTCAGAGCAGTGATTTGGTCGTGACCATCACCGCGCGCGGCCGGGGCGCCGAGTGTCCGCACATCGGCTTCATGATCGAGCAGTCGCAGGGCGTGGGCATCACCTCGCTGGCCACGCACGAAGACGGCGCTGTACCGGTGCAACTGGCCGACGGCACTTGGCGCGCGGTGCTCACCTTCCCCGATCTGCCTCTGCACAGCGGCAGCTACGTCATCAGCGCCTTTTTGTTCGACGAGACCGGGCTGGCGGTGTATGACCAGTGGTTTCAGTTCATGCACTTTCGCTTCATCTTCCCCAAGCCGCTGCCGGGTTTGGTGCGGCTGCCACACCACTGGAGCTAG
- a CDS encoding ABC transporter permease: MNGLLEELRAVWSARSLVWVLTRREVASRYAGTAAGVAWPYLQPLLTVAAYYLVFDVVFSMRLGPGAPTRAVGTFLIVGALPWMAFSDAVQRGMNSLLEAGSLLQKNPLPPVLFVVRSVLASAVIYGPLLVLVALAYTPVHHFRAGVAALLPLLALQLLLCLLLGYLFAILAAALRDTVQAVGFLLSVGIYLSPILFPLALFPERWRWVLWFNPMTALVVGYQQVLLQGAWPSSSVWLVSLGWTAALAVALGVVVGRSREQLVDWL, from the coding sequence ATGAATGGGTTGTTGGAAGAGCTGCGCGCTGTTTGGTCGGCTCGCTCGCTGGTATGGGTCCTGACGCGGCGTGAGGTGGCCTCGCGGTACGCGGGGACGGCGGCCGGTGTCGCTTGGCCTTATCTCCAGCCTTTGTTGACGGTGGCGGCGTACTACCTCGTTTTCGACGTAGTCTTCTCGATGAGGCTGGGACCCGGCGCGCCTACCCGCGCCGTTGGAACCTTCCTCATCGTGGGCGCGCTGCCGTGGATGGCGTTTTCCGATGCAGTGCAGCGCGGCATGAACAGCCTTTTGGAAGCCGGCAGCCTACTGCAGAAAAATCCGCTGCCGCCCGTGCTGTTTGTTGTGCGCTCGGTCCTGGCGAGCGCCGTGATCTATGGCCCTCTTCTTGTTCTTGTAGCGTTGGCATATACACCTGTGCACCACTTCCGCGCAGGGGTGGCGGCATTGTTGCCACTGTTGGCTCTTCAACTCCTGCTCTGCCTGTTGTTGGGTTACCTATTCGCTATCTTGGCAGCAGCACTGCGCGACACGGTGCAAGCGGTTGGTTTTTTGCTGTCTGTGGGGATCTACCTATCGCCGATCCTGTTTCCTCTTGCTCTTTTTCCAGAGCGCTGGCGGTGGGTGCTTTGGTTCAACCCGATGACTGCGTTGGTGGTGGGCTATCAGCAAGTGCTGTTGCAAGGGGCCTGGCCGTCCTCCAGTGTGTGGCTGGTCAGCCTCGGCTGGACCGCAGCGCTGGCAGTCGCGCTCGGCGTAGTGGTGGGTCGAAGCCGTGAACAATTGGTGGACTGGCTGTGA
- a CDS encoding peptidylprolyl isomerase, translated as MCTFSFLRFGRFSLSACRVLAALVLAGLPLGQAIAADKPLVEGGGVVITAGDLQADAQRIPPAMRTDALKQPRFVEQMALNLYIRRVMAERARKLSLRTDADLQTLDAVAQDRALSDAYLAYLDAQNAPADSAVLAQARAIYQAQPARFTRGEAVRLNQIFLKGSDEATLARARQLVQALREGADFAAMARQNSADVGSALKGGDLGFLTRERMTRELGDAAFALRMTGDISEPVPGDAGVHILQLRERRDPGVPPFDEVRDALVEEVRGTILQEVRAAEAQRIRAQAQAVSPAIEEFARQSSATSTSDKP; from the coding sequence ATGTGCACGTTCTCCTTTCTCCGCTTCGGGCGGTTCTCTCTCTCTGCCTGCCGCGTACTTGCGGCGCTTGTGCTGGCGGGGTTACCGCTGGGGCAAGCCATCGCTGCAGACAAACCCCTGGTGGAGGGCGGAGGTGTCGTGATTACTGCAGGGGACTTGCAGGCTGATGCGCAACGCATCCCGCCTGCAATGCGTACAGACGCGTTAAAGCAGCCACGTTTCGTCGAGCAGATGGCGCTGAACTTGTACATCCGGCGTGTGATGGCCGAACGGGCACGCAAGCTGTCCCTGCGCACGGACGCGGATCTGCAGACGCTAGACGCCGTCGCGCAGGATAGGGCCCTGTCCGATGCTTATCTTGCATACTTGGACGCACAGAATGCGCCTGCAGACAGCGCGGTGCTTGCGCAGGCGCGCGCAATCTATCAAGCACAACCGGCGCGGTTCACCCGTGGTGAGGCGGTACGGTTGAATCAAATTTTCCTCAAGGGCAGTGATGAGGCTACTCTTGCGCGGGCTCGGCAATTGGTCCAGGCGTTGCGTGAAGGTGCTGACTTTGCAGCGATGGCAAGACAGAACTCTGCAGATGTCGGCAGCGCACTCAAGGGGGGCGACTTAGGGTTCCTCACGCGCGAGCGGATGACGCGAGAATTGGGAGATGCCGCCTTTGCACTGCGAATGACGGGCGACATCAGTGAACCTGTCCCCGGCGATGCTGGTGTTCACATCCTGCAGCTGCGCGAGCGTCGAGACCCTGGGGTGCCGCCGTTCGATGAAGTGCGCGACGCTCTCGTCGAAGAGGTGCGGGGCACCATCCTCCAGGAAGTCCGAGCGGCAGAAGCGCAGCGTATCCGCGCGCAAGCACAGGCCGTCTCTCCGGCAATCGAAGAGTTTGCCCGTCAGTCGTCTGCGACTTCGACTTCTGACAAACCCTGA